In Afipia sp. GAS231, a single window of DNA contains:
- a CDS encoding ABC transporter substrate-binding protein, whose translation MTQDSYISRRGLLAGATAAGAVLGTGSRSLAQANADWQTGAPAEWDRVLAAARSEGLVTVAGFPLLSEKMSAAFKRDTGIQLNFLGGNTAEQSARLEAEARAKNVTIDVLVSGARELVMMKEDLLEPILPQLILPGVAPKNFRDGKHKFVDNAGQYLLQGASYVFGWLTVNTDVVKPGEIKVWKDLLDPKYRGKIAAYDFRFPGPGQGPAIFLYNTRGPEFIKELFHGQQVKFSTENRSLMEGVVRGTTPILLGGIQLEVERFRANFKNIGVVLPEDGPGYLTGGFSVIKQAKGVPHPNAAKVFINWYMSKPGQELYESITLEASRRIDLGTSPPSYVVPGKFEYTDDYTEDYYLLSRSSMVKSLNDTLGQR comes from the coding sequence TTGACACAAGATTCGTATATTTCCCGCCGCGGTTTGCTTGCGGGCGCCACGGCTGCAGGCGCGGTGCTTGGCACCGGCTCCCGAAGTTTGGCTCAAGCGAATGCTGACTGGCAGACGGGCGCTCCCGCGGAATGGGATCGCGTGCTCGCGGCAGCACGCAGCGAAGGGCTGGTCACGGTGGCCGGCTTTCCGCTGCTGAGCGAGAAGATGAGCGCTGCGTTCAAGAGAGATACGGGTATTCAGCTCAATTTCCTCGGCGGCAATACGGCGGAGCAGTCGGCGCGTCTCGAAGCGGAAGCGCGCGCGAAGAATGTGACCATCGACGTTCTCGTAAGCGGCGCGCGAGAGCTTGTGATGATGAAGGAAGATCTGCTGGAGCCGATCCTGCCACAGCTGATCCTTCCCGGTGTCGCTCCCAAAAACTTCCGCGATGGAAAGCACAAATTCGTCGATAATGCCGGCCAGTATCTCCTGCAAGGAGCATCCTATGTCTTTGGCTGGCTGACGGTAAACACCGACGTCGTGAAGCCCGGAGAGATCAAGGTCTGGAAGGATCTGCTCGATCCGAAGTACCGTGGCAAGATAGCGGCATACGATTTTCGTTTCCCGGGGCCCGGACAAGGTCCCGCGATTTTTCTCTACAACACGCGCGGCCCAGAATTCATCAAGGAACTATTCCACGGTCAGCAAGTCAAATTCTCCACCGAGAATCGCTCGTTGATGGAGGGCGTTGTTCGCGGGACGACGCCGATCCTTCTTGGCGGAATTCAGCTCGAGGTCGAGCGCTTCCGAGCGAATTTCAAGAACATCGGCGTTGTTCTGCCGGAAGACGGGCCTGGCTACCTCACGGGAGGATTTAGCGTGATCAAGCAAGCCAAGGGGGTGCCGCACCCAAATGCGGCGAAGGTGTTCATCAACTGGTACATGAGCAAGCCAGGTCAGGAACTATATGAGTCCATCACGCTGGAAGCTAGCCGTCGCATTGATCTCGGGACCAGCCCGCCCAGCTATGTCGTGCCAGGTAAGTTTGAGTACACTGACGATTACACCGAAGATTACTATTTGTTATCGCGCAGTTCAATGGTTAAGAGCCTCAACGACACGCTGGGGCAGCGGTGA
- a CDS encoding carboxypeptidase regulatory-like domain-containing protein, whose amino-acid sequence MLVTRMLARLTIFAGLMALPGTIPITVYAQQAVAIGATDIGGTVVGAAGPEAGVWVIAETTELPTKFARIVVTDDSGRYLIPDLPAANYSVWVRGYGLVDSAKLTAKPGQVLNHTAVPAPNEAAAAHYYPAIYWYAMMKIPPASDFGGKSDIPEKLTQTDWLKEVKNIGCIGCHQLGQEATRTIPAAFGKFDSGAAAWMRRVQSGQAGEWMTNEIAGNFGGVPFKYFGDWTDRIAKGELPKSKPPRPQGVERNIVITSWEWSTPDKYLHDLISSDRRNPMVNAYGPLYGSPEYSTDNMPILDPKTSKVSFFKMPVADPKTPEALGPGHVASVKPLAPSAYWGEQKLWDTRANNHNSMFDEKGRLWLTAAVRGIDNPAFCKQGSDLPSAKVFPLEESARQVAMLDPKTMKYSFINTCFATHHLQFGYDANDTLWFSGTGPVAGWINTKMFDETGDAAKSQGWSPFVLDTNGNGRRDDYVEPNAPLDPNKDQRIVPGSGSYAVMPSPVDGSIWYTVAVFGGPPGVLRFDPATGLSEVFNLPAQAIGIRGGDIDKNGVVWASLSSGHLGSFDRRKCKGPLNGPAATGNHCPEGWTIYQYPGPGFDGIGENSAESSYYTWVDQHNTSGLGENIPMSTANLGDGFVALKDGKMITIRIPYPLSFYAKGFDGRIDDPNAGWKGRGLWSTSGDRTPWLKEGGKGSMPRAVHIQFRPDPLAN is encoded by the coding sequence ATGTTGGTGACCAGAATGCTTGCGCGGTTGACGATATTTGCCGGCTTAATGGCCCTGCCAGGTACAATCCCCATCACTGTGTATGCGCAGCAGGCCGTAGCGATCGGCGCCACCGACATCGGCGGCACGGTCGTCGGCGCGGCGGGCCCCGAAGCCGGGGTCTGGGTGATCGCCGAGACCACCGAGTTGCCGACGAAGTTCGCGCGCATCGTCGTCACCGACGATTCCGGCCGCTACCTAATCCCGGATCTGCCGGCCGCGAATTACAGCGTCTGGGTGCGAGGTTACGGCCTGGTGGATTCGGCCAAACTCACCGCAAAGCCGGGCCAGGTTCTCAATCACACGGCGGTGCCGGCACCGAACGAAGCGGCGGCGGCGCATTATTATCCGGCGATCTACTGGTATGCGATGATGAAAATTCCGCCTGCCAGCGATTTCGGCGGCAAGAGCGACATTCCCGAAAAGCTGACCCAGACTGACTGGCTGAAGGAGGTGAAGAACATCGGCTGCATCGGGTGCCATCAGCTCGGCCAAGAAGCCACTCGTACGATACCGGCTGCTTTCGGCAAGTTCGATTCCGGCGCAGCGGCCTGGATGCGGCGCGTTCAATCGGGGCAGGCCGGCGAGTGGATGACCAACGAGATTGCCGGCAATTTTGGCGGCGTCCCCTTCAAATATTTCGGAGACTGGACCGACCGCATCGCCAAGGGCGAACTGCCCAAAAGCAAGCCGCCGCGTCCACAAGGCGTCGAACGCAATATCGTGATCACGTCATGGGAGTGGTCGACGCCCGACAAATATTTGCACGATCTGATTTCGTCCGACCGGCGCAATCCGATGGTCAATGCCTATGGCCCGCTTTACGGCTCGCCGGAATATTCGACCGACAACATGCCGATCCTGGATCCGAAGACGAGTAAAGTGTCGTTCTTCAAGATGCCGGTCGCGGACCCCAAGACGCCGGAAGCGTTGGGTCCCGGGCATGTCGCCAGCGTGAAGCCGCTGGCGCCGTCCGCCTATTGGGGCGAGCAAAAACTCTGGGATACGCGAGCCAACAACCACAACTCCATGTTCGACGAGAAGGGCCGGCTCTGGCTGACCGCCGCCGTGCGCGGCATAGATAACCCGGCGTTCTGCAAACAGGGTTCTGACCTCCCGTCGGCCAAGGTGTTCCCGCTGGAAGAGTCGGCGCGCCAGGTGGCGATGCTCGATCCCAAAACGATGAAGTACAGTTTCATCAATACCTGCTTTGCCACCCATCACCTGCAGTTCGGCTACGACGCCAACGACACGCTGTGGTTCAGCGGCACGGGCCCGGTTGCCGGTTGGATCAACACCAAGATGTTTGACGAAACCGGCGATGCCGCAAAGTCGCAAGGCTGGTCGCCGTTCGTGCTCGACACCAACGGCAACGGAAGGCGCGACGATTATGTCGAGCCCAACGCCCCGCTCGATCCGAACAAGGACCAGCGGATCGTCCCGGGTTCGGGATCTTACGCGGTGATGCCGTCGCCGGTCGACGGCTCGATATGGTACACCGTAGCCGTCTTCGGCGGCCCGCCGGGGGTCCTGCGATTTGATCCGGCGACCGGGCTATCGGAGGTGTTCAATTTACCCGCGCAGGCAATCGGAATCCGCGGCGGCGATATCGACAAGAACGGCGTGGTCTGGGCGTCGCTCTCGAGCGGCCACCTCGGCAGCTTCGATCGGCGCAAGTGCAAGGGCCCGCTCAACGGGCCGGCCGCCACCGGCAATCATTGCCCCGAGGGCTGGACCATCTATCAATATCCCGGCCCCGGCTTCGACGGCATCGGCGAGAACAGCGCGGAGTCGAGCTATTACACCTGGGTCGACCAGCACAACACGTCCGGACTTGGCGAGAACATCCCGATGTCCACAGCCAATCTCGGTGACGGCTTCGTAGCGTTAAAGGACGGCAAGATGATCACGATCCGAATTCCGTATCCGCTCAGCTTCTACGCCAAGGGTTTTGACGGGCGTATCGATGATCCCAACGCCGGGTGGAAAGGCCGCGGGTTGTGGAGCACGAGCGGCGACCGCACGCCCTGGCTCAAGGAAGGCGGCAAGGGCTCGATGCCGCGCGCCGTTCACATCCAGTTTAGGCCCGATCCGCTGGCGAACTGA
- a CDS encoding IS1182 family transposase, whose protein sequence is MTRFVVGDDRSQSTLFPDRLDDYLGEDNPVRAIDLLVDELDLAKLGFDGVEPEATGRPAYHPATLLKIYVYGYLNRVQSSRRMERECQRNIELVWLTGRLTPDFKTIADFRKDNGEAIRKVCREFVVLCRRLELFSEASVAIDGSKFKAVNTRDRNFTQAKMQRRLVQIDESIARYLSQLDSADRQGEAVPEAKITRLNEKITALRQEIQRLNGLNTQMMQTEDKQISLTDPDARSMATSGRGSGMVGYNVQSAVDTKHHLIVTHEVTNVGSDRSQLSRMSEQARAAIGSETIEAVADRGYYSGEEIVACEQAGITVYLPKPMTSGLLAKGRFGKQDFVYVAADDVYLCPAGEQLTYHYTNEEEGKTLRRYWTTACQACALKSNCTTGKERRISRWEHEAVLEAVQARLDRNPAKMRERRQTVEHPFGTIKSWMGATHFQMKTLKNVGTEMALHVLAYNMKRVISILGVGGLMEAIRA, encoded by the coding sequence ATGACGCGCTTTGTCGTTGGCGATGACCGCAGTCAGAGCACGTTATTTCCCGATCGGCTGGATGACTATTTGGGCGAGGACAATCCGGTCCGGGCGATCGATTTGTTGGTCGATGAGCTTGACCTGGCCAAGCTCGGCTTTGACGGCGTTGAACCGGAGGCGACAGGAAGGCCGGCCTATCATCCTGCGACGCTGTTGAAGATTTACGTCTACGGCTACCTCAACCGGGTGCAGTCGAGCCGTCGGATGGAACGGGAGTGCCAGCGCAACATCGAGTTGGTTTGGCTGACGGGCAGGCTGACGCCGGACTTCAAGACGATAGCCGACTTCCGTAAGGACAATGGCGAGGCCATCCGCAAGGTCTGCCGTGAGTTCGTGGTGCTGTGCCGCCGCCTTGAGCTGTTCAGCGAAGCAAGCGTTGCGATCGACGGCAGCAAGTTCAAGGCCGTCAACACGAGGGATCGGAACTTCACCCAGGCCAAGATGCAGCGGCGGCTGGTGCAGATCGACGAGAGCATAGCCCGCTACCTCTCACAGCTCGACAGCGCCGATCGCCAGGGGGAAGCCGTACCAGAGGCCAAGATCACCCGGCTCAACGAGAAGATTACAGCGCTGCGCCAGGAGATACAGCGCCTGAACGGTCTGAACACTCAGATGATGCAGACCGAGGACAAGCAGATATCGCTGACCGATCCCGATGCTCGCTCGATGGCGACCAGCGGCCGAGGCAGCGGGATGGTCGGTTACAATGTGCAGAGCGCCGTCGATACCAAACATCATCTCATTGTTACCCATGAGGTGACCAATGTTGGTTCTGACCGGAGCCAGCTATCCCGCATGTCTGAGCAGGCACGCGCAGCGATTGGTTCCGAGACCATCGAGGCTGTAGCCGATCGCGGCTACTATAGCGGCGAGGAAATTGTCGCCTGCGAGCAAGCCGGCATCACAGTTTATCTTCCGAAGCCGATGACCTCGGGCCTTCTCGCCAAAGGCCGCTTCGGCAAGCAGGACTTCGTCTATGTCGCCGCGGACGACGTTTATCTTTGTCCCGCCGGTGAGCAGCTAACCTATCACTACACCAATGAGGAAGAGGGTAAGACACTGCGTCGCTATTGGACCACCGCCTGTCAGGCCTGCGCGCTGAAGAGCAACTGTACAACAGGCAAAGAGCGGCGGATCTCCCGTTGGGAGCACGAAGCCGTCCTTGAGGCTGTGCAAGCGCGGCTCGATCGGAACCCGGCTAAGATGCGAGAGCGCCGCCAAACTGTGGAGCATCCCTTCGGTACGATAAAGTCCTGGATGGGAGCCACGCACTTCCAGATGAAAACGCTCAAGAACGTCGGTACCGAAATGGCGCTGCACGTCCTGGCCTACAACATGAAAAGGGTAATCAGCATTCTGGGCGTTGGTGGTTTGATGGAGGCGATCCGCGCCTGA
- a CDS encoding adenosylmethionine--8-amino-7-oxononanoate transaminase encodes MIPKKTSPIWHPFTQHALQDEMTKIVRGDGAYLYAADGRRIIDAISSWWVVTHGHCHPHIVRAIQEQAGKLNQIIFAGYTHDPAEEVAAQLLKLAPRGLDHVFFSDSGSASVEVALKMALGYWYNIGKQRIRIVVMQHSYHGDTVGAMSVGARGVFNAAYGPLLFDVTSIPFPARGHEQTTLDALESACRNETPAAFIVEPLILGAGGMLMYPPWVLKEMKRICEASDVLFIADEVMTGWGRTGTLFACEQANVTPDIACYSKGLTGGALPLAVTLCRGDIFEAHYSKDRTRTFFHSSSYTANVMACAAAKANLDLWQDQESRQCVASVASMQEQAIEPFRADPRFANVRRLGTITALDLKASDAGYLADIGPKLQAFFRKRNLLLRPLGNTIYVMPPYCTTSADLSEIYSGIRDAADALG; translated from the coding sequence ATGATACCAAAGAAGACGTCGCCCATCTGGCATCCGTTCACGCAACACGCGCTTCAAGACGAGATGACGAAGATTGTGCGTGGTGATGGTGCCTATCTATACGCCGCGGATGGTCGTCGAATCATCGATGCAATCTCATCCTGGTGGGTCGTGACCCACGGTCATTGCCATCCACATATTGTGCGCGCCATCCAGGAACAGGCAGGCAAGCTCAACCAGATCATCTTTGCCGGCTACACCCACGATCCGGCCGAAGAAGTTGCTGCACAACTTTTGAAACTCGCCCCCCGTGGCTTGGACCATGTGTTCTTCTCCGACAGCGGCTCAGCCAGTGTAGAAGTGGCTTTGAAAATGGCACTCGGCTATTGGTATAATATCGGCAAACAGCGAATACGCATTGTCGTGATGCAACATTCCTACCACGGCGATACGGTTGGGGCGATGTCGGTTGGTGCCCGAGGCGTGTTCAATGCGGCGTACGGGCCCCTGCTGTTCGACGTAACCTCAATCCCGTTCCCCGCGAGAGGCCATGAGCAGACCACGCTCGATGCGCTCGAGTCTGCATGTAGAAACGAAACGCCAGCCGCCTTTATTGTGGAGCCATTGATATTGGGGGCGGGCGGGATGCTGATGTATCCCCCTTGGGTGTTGAAAGAGATGAAGCGAATCTGCGAGGCCTCGGACGTGCTGTTCATTGCCGACGAGGTCATGACGGGGTGGGGCCGCACCGGAACATTATTCGCCTGCGAGCAGGCCAATGTCACGCCCGATATCGCCTGCTATTCGAAAGGCCTCACGGGAGGAGCACTTCCGCTCGCAGTGACACTCTGCCGCGGAGATATTTTTGAGGCTCACTATTCGAAGGATCGCACGCGTACGTTCTTTCATTCGAGTTCATATACCGCAAATGTAATGGCTTGCGCCGCGGCAAAGGCCAACCTGGATCTCTGGCAAGATCAGGAATCTCGCCAATGCGTCGCGTCGGTCGCTAGTATGCAAGAGCAGGCAATTGAGCCATTCCGCGCCGACCCGCGCTTTGCAAACGTTCGTCGCTTAGGCACCATCACAGCACTCGATCTGAAAGCGAGCGATGCGGGCTATCTGGCGGACATCGGTCCGAAGCTTCAAGCTTTCTTTAGGAAACGAAATCTGCTGCTGCGCCCGCTTGGCAATACGATCTACGTAATGCCGCCTTATTGCACTACGTCAGCAGATCTTAGCGAAATATATTCCGGGATCCGCGATGCTGCCGATGCGCTGGGCTGA
- a CDS encoding LysR family transcriptional regulator: MRLIGMHGRPEHLIVPLEIVRTVLAISETGSLSRAGKRLGLSQTAVSAQLKRIQNLLGGEIFRKTPNGTAPTPLGKMVLNQGRRMLEANDQMLRLGGTDKGPQPIRFGISTLFVEEFLEHETAETLAGIVMYTEDSLGIAKGLIDGYIDIACMLDSSEAGAEVSNLVVREREEPFVWVRSKDFVLSPGAPIPLLTWPGDDMMVRALTKKGSTYTIVFNSPDYHATVRALETGIGLAALPKRTIPPSLVEAKEYYLPALRPVKTLLCARRDLETPQANKLLRRLSELLFTPG; the protein is encoded by the coding sequence ATGAGGCTGATCGGGATGCACGGACGACCTGAGCATTTGATTGTTCCGCTCGAAATAGTACGTACCGTACTGGCCATTTCAGAGACAGGAAGTCTATCCAGGGCTGGAAAGCGGCTCGGCCTCAGCCAAACGGCCGTAAGTGCGCAATTGAAGCGCATCCAGAATCTGCTCGGTGGCGAAATATTCAGAAAAACGCCAAATGGGACCGCTCCGACGCCGCTTGGCAAAATGGTTCTTAATCAAGGCCGCAGGATGTTGGAAGCCAACGACCAGATGCTTCGACTTGGAGGAACTGATAAGGGTCCTCAGCCGATTCGGTTCGGGATCAGCACCTTATTTGTAGAGGAATTCCTTGAGCACGAAACCGCCGAAACCCTGGCTGGCATCGTCATGTATACTGAGGATTCACTTGGGATCGCCAAGGGCCTGATCGACGGCTACATTGACATCGCGTGTATGTTAGATAGTTCGGAGGCGGGAGCGGAGGTTTCCAATTTGGTCGTCCGCGAGCGTGAAGAGCCTTTCGTTTGGGTGAGATCAAAGGATTTTGTTCTCAGCCCGGGTGCGCCAATTCCTCTGCTGACTTGGCCCGGGGATGATATGATGGTCCGCGCGCTGACGAAAAAAGGGAGCACGTACACGATCGTATTCAACAGCCCCGACTATCACGCGACTGTTAGGGCACTGGAAACAGGGATCGGCTTGGCCGCTCTGCCCAAACGTACGATTCCACCGTCTCTGGTAGAGGCGAAGGAATATTATCTCCCCGCGCTTCGGCCGGTCAAAACGCTGCTGTGCGCGCGCCGAGATCTTGAAACTCCTCAAGCGAACAAGCTATTAAGGCGATTATCGGAATTGCTTTTTACGCCGGGCTAA
- a CDS encoding amidohydrolase family protein: MYATKTASLCRRRPAAIIISSSTARDLGAWCESIGEMRAMRTITLEEHFATTGFLDGPGRDLKEQARQVGSHAERLMRDLCDIGEGRIAQMDAAGIDMQVVSLNAPGVEQLEAAEAVALARDTNDALAEAIAKQPTRLSGFAALPIAAPDQAVKELERRFSDQAFAGAVINGHQRGRYLDDKFFWPVLEAAESLGAPIYLHPTPPPKPVIAASFGGFAPHVTEMLAGPAFGWHIETAVHVLRMILGGVFDRFPKLQIVIGHMGEGLPFFMQRVDMMPVELTQLKRPVSEYLRDNLHYTFAGFNFPPTFLDLLLEVGVSRIMFSADYPYGSMAKARSFLEQIPVSAADRARIAHGNAESLFRL; the protein is encoded by the coding sequence TTGTATGCAACGAAGACAGCATCGTTATGTAGGCGTCGACCTGCAGCAATCATCATCAGCAGTTCCACCGCTCGTGACCTCGGGGCCTGGTGCGAATCGATCGGAGAAATGAGGGCCATGCGCACCATAACGCTTGAGGAGCATTTCGCCACGACAGGCTTTCTCGATGGCCCGGGCCGCGACCTCAAGGAACAGGCGCGCCAGGTCGGCAGCCACGCCGAGCGGCTAATGCGCGACTTGTGCGACATCGGCGAAGGGCGGATCGCCCAGATGGATGCCGCCGGCATCGACATGCAGGTTGTCTCGCTGAACGCGCCGGGTGTCGAGCAATTGGAAGCCGCCGAGGCAGTGGCGCTCGCGCGCGACACCAACGACGCGTTGGCCGAAGCGATCGCCAAGCAACCGACAAGACTGTCCGGCTTCGCTGCGCTGCCGATTGCGGCACCGGATCAGGCGGTTAAAGAGCTCGAACGCCGCTTCAGCGATCAGGCCTTCGCCGGCGCGGTGATCAACGGCCACCAGCGCGGTCGCTATCTCGACGACAAATTTTTCTGGCCGGTGCTGGAGGCCGCCGAATCGCTAGGCGCGCCGATCTATCTGCATCCGACGCCGCCGCCTAAGCCGGTGATCGCAGCGTCGTTCGGCGGCTTTGCGCCGCACGTCACGGAGATGCTGGCGGGGCCGGCTTTCGGCTGGCACATCGAGACCGCAGTGCATGTGCTGCGCATGATACTGGGCGGCGTATTCGACCGCTTTCCCAAGCTGCAGATCGTGATCGGCCATATGGGCGAGGGCCTGCCGTTCTTCATGCAACGGGTCGACATGATGCCGGTCGAGCTGACGCAGCTCAAACGCCCGGTCAGCGAGTATTTACGCGACAATCTGCACTATACTTTCGCCGGCTTTAATTTTCCGCCGACATTTCTCGATCTGCTGCTCGAGGTCGGGGTCAGCCGTATCATGTTCTCGGCCGACTATCCTTACGGCTCAATGGCTAAGGCACGCTCGTTTCTGGAACAGATTCCGGTTTCCGCCGCTGACCGCGCGCGGATCGCGCATGGTAACGCGGAGAGTTTGTTCAGACTTTGA
- a CDS encoding EAL domain-containing protein — MAPRKNMSWILAASNAANEALLRTATEEELFQHVCEAATADGQFVLAAAMLAGPDNLLHVVAGAERGIDGARAQTLSVEPRSEHGDGLAATAFRTNQPAIANDYFRDPRVRRLWQEAKRTGMRSAAAVPIRKNGLSVGALLFGLQQPNVLDDEIVKLLHRMADNVSFALDNFEREKQRRLSDQANERLAWMFAALSETNEAIMHAQSRTELCDLVCRAAVRGRTFTSAGIALIEPDRRSLRVVAIAGTLAPAMKDFRFLVDASDSGARTLSELAFKLGKACISNDYLNDPRFEVLQRVIRKDESLGCFPLFKNAEAIGTVVFQSRDLNAFTPDLIELLQRLADNLSFAFANFDRIDEKARTDERINYLATHDGLTGLPNRVMFSELLKVSIETSQRHDRQFALLFVDLDRFKIINDTLGHAEGDALLVKMSERFRDSVRASDVVARLGGDEFVIILQEVADREQVADIARKVLSAATKSVLLSGQECRITASIGVAMFPADGDDEQTLVKNADMAMYLAKDEGKNSVRFYSTEMKAPSTERLMLEASLRRAIERNELVIHYQPKRALRTEQITGVEALLRWNHPDLGLLPPNQFIPLAEETGLIIPIGLWVLKTACRQSMEWQRQGLPLMSMAVNLSPRQFTHDGLLASIEEVLTETEMPPQMLQLEITEGMVMQNVERSIEVLKALKGYGVHLAIDDFGTGYSSMSFIKRFPVDTLKIDRSFVRNLPADTDDKAIADAIIGLGRALGLTIVAEGVETAEQETFLRDHACDEMQGFLLSKAVPADEIAEFFWIPHIAAPTLQPKSGASFGKPVARSGRRKTAGRIDAQSA; from the coding sequence ATGGCACCACGCAAGAACATGAGCTGGATATTGGCGGCCTCTAATGCTGCCAACGAAGCGTTACTGCGGACGGCGACAGAGGAAGAACTCTTTCAGCACGTGTGCGAGGCTGCGACTGCCGATGGACAATTTGTCCTTGCCGCAGCCATGCTGGCCGGACCTGACAATTTGCTTCACGTCGTTGCCGGCGCCGAACGCGGGATCGACGGCGCTCGCGCACAGACACTTTCGGTTGAGCCACGCTCGGAGCATGGCGACGGACTTGCTGCCACCGCATTTCGGACCAATCAGCCGGCGATTGCCAACGACTATTTTCGCGACCCCCGCGTCCGGCGCCTGTGGCAGGAGGCTAAGCGCACCGGGATGCGATCGGCCGCCGCCGTTCCGATCAGGAAGAACGGATTGAGCGTCGGCGCGCTGCTGTTCGGTCTGCAGCAACCGAACGTGCTCGACGATGAGATCGTGAAGCTCCTTCATAGAATGGCCGACAATGTGTCGTTTGCCCTCGACAATTTCGAGCGGGAGAAGCAGCGCCGGCTATCGGATCAGGCCAACGAGCGTTTGGCGTGGATGTTTGCGGCCCTCAGCGAAACCAACGAAGCCATCATGCACGCCCAGAGCCGAACTGAGCTCTGTGACCTGGTCTGCCGCGCAGCCGTGCGCGGCCGAACCTTTACGTCTGCGGGGATCGCTTTGATCGAGCCTGATCGACGTTCTCTTCGTGTGGTTGCTATTGCAGGAACATTAGCACCTGCGATGAAGGATTTTAGATTTCTGGTTGATGCCTCTGATTCCGGCGCGCGCACGCTGTCCGAACTCGCTTTTAAGTTGGGAAAAGCGTGTATTAGCAATGACTATTTGAATGACCCTCGATTTGAGGTCCTTCAGAGAGTTATCCGAAAAGATGAGTCACTCGGGTGTTTTCCCCTCTTTAAGAATGCAGAAGCGATCGGGACTGTAGTCTTCCAGTCGCGTGATTTGAATGCCTTCACGCCGGACCTGATCGAGCTCCTGCAGCGGCTTGCCGACAACCTTTCATTCGCGTTCGCAAATTTCGATCGGATTGACGAAAAAGCCCGGACCGACGAACGGATCAACTATCTCGCCACGCATGACGGCCTGACGGGCCTGCCCAACCGCGTGATGTTCAGCGAGTTGCTGAAGGTATCGATCGAGACCTCGCAACGCCATGACCGGCAATTCGCGCTGCTGTTCGTCGACCTCGACAGATTCAAGATCATCAATGATACACTCGGCCACGCCGAAGGGGATGCATTGCTGGTCAAAATGAGCGAGAGGTTCCGTGACAGCGTGCGCGCGAGCGACGTGGTGGCCCGGCTCGGCGGTGACGAATTCGTCATCATCCTTCAGGAAGTAGCCGACCGCGAGCAGGTCGCCGACATCGCCCGCAAGGTGCTGTCTGCCGCGACCAAGAGCGTGCTGCTGAGCGGGCAGGAATGCAGAATCACCGCCAGCATCGGCGTCGCGATGTTCCCCGCCGACGGCGACGACGAGCAGACCCTGGTGAAGAACGCCGATATGGCCATGTATCTTGCAAAGGACGAGGGGAAGAATAGCGTCCGCTTCTATTCCACGGAGATGAAAGCGCCTTCTACGGAGCGGTTGATGCTGGAGGCGAGCCTGCGTCGCGCGATCGAGCGCAACGAATTGGTCATCCATTATCAACCCAAACGCGCCCTCAGGACCGAACAGATCACGGGCGTTGAGGCACTGCTGCGCTGGAATCATCCGGATCTCGGCTTGCTGCCACCTAATCAGTTTATCCCGCTGGCCGAAGAGACCGGCCTGATCATCCCCATTGGTCTGTGGGTGTTGAAGACGGCCTGCCGTCAAAGCATGGAATGGCAGCGTCAGGGACTTCCACTGATGTCCATGGCGGTCAACCTTTCGCCGCGGCAGTTCACCCATGACGGACTGCTGGCGTCTATTGAGGAGGTGCTCACGGAGACCGAAATGCCCCCGCAAATGCTCCAACTGGAGATCACCGAGGGCATGGTGATGCAAAATGTGGAGCGGTCCATCGAGGTGCTCAAAGCCCTCAAAGGCTACGGCGTGCATCTGGCGATCGACGATTTCGGCACCGGCTATTCGTCGATGTCGTTTATTAAGCGCTTTCCGGTCGACACCCTCAAGATCGACCGATCCTTTGTCCGGAATTTGCCGGCAGATACAGACGACAAGGCCATCGCCGACGCGATCATCGGTCTCGGAAGGGCACTGGGACTCACGATTGTCGCCGAAGGCGTGGAGACCGCCGAGCAGGAAACGTTCCTGCGCGATCATGCCTGCGATGAAATGCAAGGCTTCCTGCTCAGCAAGGCGGTACCGGCAGATGAAATCGCTGAATTTTTCTGGATTCCGCACATCGCCGCACCAACGCTTCAACCGAAATCTGGCGCCTCCTTTGGGAAGCCGGTGGCACGGTCGGGACGACGGAAGACTGCTGGGCGTATCGACGCGCAAAGTGCCTGA